The sequence AAAATTTGGGGAAGGGGTGCGTCATCTCGTCGAAGGGGTAACAAAACTCTCAAAATTTAAGTTTTCCAGTAAAACTGAACGCCAAGCTGAGAACTTCCGTCGAATGTTTTTAGCGATGGCGAAAGATATTCGGGTGGTGGTCGTAAAATTGGCGGATCGTCTCCACAATATGCGGACGTTAGAACACCTCAAACCCGAAAAACAAAAACAAATTGCCCTCGAAACCCGAGAAATTTTTGCCCCTCTGGCGAACCGCTTAGGGATTGGGCGGTTTAAGTGGGAATTAGAAGATTTATCCTTCAAATACCTCGAACCCGAAGCCTTTCAAGAAATCCGAGAATTGGTTGCGGATCGACGGGCAGATCGGGAAGCCCGCATTGAAAATGTCATTCAAATTTTACACCAACGCTTTGATCAAGCAGGAATTGAAATCGAGGAATTGAAAGGTCGCCCCAAACACCTCTATGGCATTTACCAAAAAATGCAGCAGCAGCAAAAAGAATTTGAAGAAATCTATGATTTAGCTGGGGTGCGGGTCATCCTGAAAACCCGAGAAGACTGTTATCGTGCTCTTGCTGTCATTCATGATGCCTTTAAGCCGATTCCAGGACGCTTTAAAGACTATATTGGCTTACCGAAACCCAACCGCTATCAATCCCTCCACACAACGGTGATTGGGACCTATGGAAAGCCCATTGAAATGCAAATTCGGACAATGGAAATGCACCATATTGCTGAATACGGGATTGCAGCCCACTGGCTCTACAAAGAAACAGGGGGATCAAGCGACTTTAAGCCCACCGCAGAAGATGAAAAGTTTACTTGGTTACGACAACTCTTGGAATGGCAAAACGACCTCAAAGATGCCCAAGAATACATGGAAAGCATCCGTGATAATCTCTTTGAAGATGATGTCTTTGTCTTTACCCCCCAAGGGGATGTGGTCGCCCTCTCTCGCGGTGCAACGCCTGTTGATTTTGCCTATCATATCCATACCGAAGTGGGACACCACATGAAAGGGGCGCGAGTGAATGGACGTTGGACGGTTTTAGATGCTCCCTTACACAATGGCGATATTGTTGAGATTATCACCAGTAAAAATTGTCATCCCAGTTTGGATTGGTTAAACTTTGTGGTTACGCCCAGCGCCCGTAACCGCATTCGCCAATGGTATAAACGGTCTCATCGAGAAGAAAATATTGCCCGTGGGCGCAGTATGTTGGAAAAAGTAATTGGAAAATCTGGTTCTGATTCCCTGATGAAATCAGAACGAATGCAGCGCGTTGCCGAACGGTGTAATCATCAAAGTGTGGATGATTTACTGGCAGCCATTGGCTATGGGGAAATCACCACCAACTCTGTTGCTAGCAAGTTACGGGAAGAATCCTTACAGGAAGAACAAGTTGAGAAAGCAGATGGCATTGGTAATTTAGAGGAAGAAACCGTTCATAGTCTCCCCACCACCACCTCTCGTCAAAGCACCTCTCACAGTTATAGCAAATCCCCCATTGCTGGTGTTGAGGGCTTAATGTATCATCGGGCGGGCTGTTGTTGTCCCCTCCCCGGAGAACCGATTGTGGGGGTGGTAACACGCACCAAAGGGGTTACTATTCACCGTCAAGACTGCTCAAATGTTGAAAATATCGACAGCGATCGCGTGATTCCAGTGGATTGGAATCCGATTAATGGCAATGGCAATGGTCGCACGCCCACTTATACCGTCGATCTCGAAGTGGAAGTGATTGATCGGGTTGGTGTGTTTCGAGATATTCTCGCCCGTTTGAGTGACCAGCACATCAATGTTAGTAATGCCAGCGTGAAAACTGGAAAAGGAAAGCCCGCCCTGATTAGTCTCTCCATTGAAGTTAAAGATCATCAACAGATGCAATATTCCTTTAATCAGATTAAGCAAATGAGTGATGTTTTGAAATTACGACGGGTTAATCAGTGCAGCGACTTGTAACTCAATTAGCATTCCAGCCCCTAAAAAGAGGCTACTCCAGAAATAAAAGTTGACCGCGAGAAACTTAGAATTGCTAACTTTTTCCGGTTGATCGTGATATCGTTGCACATGACGCACCAGTTGGTAAGCCCACGGAACGGCAAGGAAAATCAGCAGTGTTGCGATGGGAAAATACCCCAAACCAATCCAGAATAAGGTTAAAAGGAAGATACTTGCCGTGGAAGCAAGGAGAACATTTGCACCAGTTTGTGTTCCGAGGCGCACAATCGGAGAACGTTTTCCCGCTGCTAAATCGTCTTCTACCTGATGGAAATGGGAACAAAATAAGATGATCGAGGTACTAATCCCAATCAGGGTGGAGATGGCTAAAGCGAATCCACTAAACGTTTGCGCTTGTGAGTAATACGCTGCACTAATGGCGAGGGGACCAAAACAGATAAAACAGATGATTTCTCCTAAGCCTTGATAGCCGAGGCGAAAGGGGGGCCCTTGATAGGTGTAGCCTAGGAAACAAGCCAAGAGGACACAGCCCACAACAAGCCAATCTTGCTGTAACCACGCGATCGCGCCTAACCCGAAAACCGCTCCCATTAAACAAATATTACTCATCCAAAAAACAAGGGATTTGTTCCCAGTAATATTAACAACTGATGTGGTTTTATTAATATCAATTCCCGTTTCGGAATCAAAAACATCGTTGCTTAAATTTAACCAAGCAATGATCAAGATTCCAGACAGTAAAAACAGTAAAAAGATCGACCAATCTAGTTGGTTTGTTTCGCGGTACGCAACTAGTGTTCCCATGGTAATTGGAACTAGCGCCACACTATAAATCGGTGGCTTAATGGCTGCCATCCACAAGGATGTATTAATTTTTTTACAGTTGTCTTTTCAGAACTGGTTAAACGCATATAAAAATAACAAGCTCAGGGGGAGTTTACCGTTCAGTGTAACGCGACCGATCTCAACTCGGGGCTCGCTAAAATCATTGTTAAGATGAATCAATAGCGAGCAATGGTTGAACTCGGAAATAACATCTCCATTAGAAATATCATCTTTGTTCCCATAAGACCAGCAAGATTATAAAATTATTTACAATTATTGCCCTCATGTCAGTGACTTCCTGCTACGCTAGAGGATTAGCCGATGATCAAAACCTGTACTCCTTATTACAAAACTGTCAGAACCGATGCGAAATCGAGAACGATTCGTTAATTGTGAGTGTGACCCAGTCGATTTCTCGGATCGATCCCCTTGCTACTTTACAACGATTTGCTTTACCCCAAAACCGAACTTTTTACTGGGAAAATCAACAAGAAAACAGCGCGATCGCGGGATGGGATACTTGTCAAGAAGAAATCATTACGAGCCCGAATCGTTTAGAACAAACCCAAGCCTTTATTGATCAATATCGAGAGAGAATTATTGAAACGGGAGAAACCAATTGTCCAGAAGTTGGGGTTAAGTTTTTAACCAGTTTCACATTTTTTCCGCTTTCCTCTTCATCTTCTCCCTTTCCGACCGCCACCATTTTTATTCCTAAATGGCAAGTCACTCGCAGCAAAGATTCCTGTTTTTTAACTTACAATTTTACGTTATCCGCGCAAACGAATCCCGCTCGCATTCAAGCGGAAATTAAATCGAGAATTGCAGAAATTCAACAACACTCTCAGTCCCTAATTAGTTTCCCATTTCCTTTCTTTTCTCAGTCATCCCAACCCTTACAAAAAAGAGAAATTGCACAAAAATATCAGTTTAAAAAAGCGGTTGCTTGTGCGCTAAAAGATATTCAAAAGCAAGACTTGAGTAAAATTGTCTTGTCCCATCACCTTGATGTGGTTTCGAGCTTAAGATTTGATCCTTTTTTATCGTTACATTATTTACGACAAAAACACCCCGCTTGTTACATTTTTTCTGTGGGCAATGATCAGGGAACAACCTTTATTGGCGCAACACCAGAACGGTTATTTAGTCTTAGGAAACAGCAATTAATTAGTGATGCTTTAGCGGGATCAGCACCGAGAGGGAAAAGCGCGATCGCGGATCAAAAATTAGCTCAAACCCTTCTCAATAGTGAAAAAGAACGACGAGAACATCAAGCGGTTAGTGATTATATTAGTCAACAATTAACAGCCCTCGGATTAACCCCGCAGCGATCGCGCCGTCAACTTTTAAAACTGAATAATATCCAGCATCTTTGGACACTGATTCAAGCCGATGTTCCCAGTCAGATTCAACCCTTAGACATTATTTCCCAACTGCATCCGACTCCTGCTGTAGCTGGTGTTCCCAGCGCGATCGCCCTCGAAAAAATTAGGGATTACGAAACCTTTGATCGCGGTCTTTATGCAGCCCCCATTGGTTGGCTGGATCTCAACGGAAACGCAGAATTTATGGTGGGAATTCGGTCTGCTATGATCAATAAAAATCATGCCCGTTTATATGCTGGTGCGGGGATTGTTGCGGGATCAAATCCTGATAAAGAACTCGCAGAAGTGCAACTAAAATTACAAGCGATGTTAAAGGCATTAAGGTAGTCATTAGCTCAGTCATGTTTCCTCAGAATAAATACTTGCTCAATTTTTGTTATTTGTTCCTTGTTCCTTGTTCGTTGGTGATGTTTCAAAGAACAAATAACCAATAACCAATAACAGTAATTGACTCCTTTTGTGACTGAACTAATTAAGAAGCGCGATCAAATGATTCTGTAGATTGAACCAAGTGCATTCCTGCGTCTTGAAACCGTTGAAACGCAGCATCCGCTTGTTCAGTAAAATCAGCGCCACCTGGAACAACAACGGGAGAAGTACAATCTTCTAAGAGGTAAACTTTGTTCGCCAAACTGGGATCGCGGTGTTGAATTTCTGTGAGTAAATCATCAATTGTCCAAGCCACACAATGACTCTTTGCTTGTCCTGCAATAATTAATTGATCAAAGTTTAATAATTGTTCAATTAATGCTCGATTTTCCTGTGCAATGCTATTTCCATTCTGGTCTGTCATCACTTCTGGACGTAACACTGAATAATTTTCTGTTAGCGGGTTATTCCCCTTAATTTCATATTGGGTTTGTTGTTTACGGGCGACTGTATAGAAAAACAACGCCTCTTCCACCGAAGAAACCAAACTATGACCAATGCTTCCCAGTTTCCCGTGATAGGGCCAAATCATCAACGGATATTTTCCAATCGTATCGAGATGATGGGCATAATGGAGGGCGTAGGCTTGTAAACTTGCATAATCCCAGTTTGGAAAATTGGGAACAACCGCAGGATTGACTTTCCAAGCCCCTTTTTCGATCTCCTGATGAGAAATAATAGTTGTTGCGGGTGTCGGATGTTCTCCCTTGTCATTGACCCAAAAAATAGGATGGAAGATTTGCATCGCCACGTGAGTATCCATCGTTGCAATAATTTGGCTAAGGCGATGGAGATTGCGATAAATGAACTCACACAGACGGATATTATCATCGATCGCGCCGTTCCCCGATCGTCCCCCCACATACAATTCAAAGCCAGGTAAACAAAAGGTATTTTGGACATCAATTAGCAGTAAGCCAATTTTAGTCTCATCTGTATTCGCAGGGGGAATTTCTAATTCTTGCGCCCAGCTTTCCGCTTTTGCAGCGCGATCGGGATAAGGAACTTGCCACACTTCTCGCACTTTCTCAGGGTTAAAAAAGGAGGGGATCGGCAACTCAGTAAAATAACTCATGATTATTTCCCTTGCTTACAAGCACTTTCTCTAACATTGTGACTTAAATAGAATTCGGATCAATTCCTAGTTCCCGTAATCTTTTGGCGTAGCGTTCGGCTTTCATTTCAGCTTGGCGCGATCGTTCTTCTGGGGTTAGAAATCGCTCTCTATTTTCGTCATACCAATACAACCATTCTCGCGTAATTTGTTCATACGTTCCTACTTCTTTTCCGATTCCTAAACCAATTGCTTCTAACCAAATAGGAGACTCATTTCCTAATAACACATACTGCTCATTTTCTAGAGAATACACCTCTAGACGGGGCTTTCTTTTCCGTTGTGGGTTATAGATAACGTAATACTGAATCCCTAAATTTTGATACAGTTCTTTTTAGCTGTGTATTCTCCGCGACGAGTTTGGGATACCACTTCTAACACTAAAATGGGAACTCTTTTCTCTTCCCACAATACATAACTTAAACGCAAGTTTTCATCAATAATACGGGGAACGCCCACACTTAAAAACCCATCAGGAACGATCGCGCTTTTGTCTGGGTCATAATAGATTCCCATATCCACACCAAAATACCAATCAAAGCGATCTGACCAAACCATGGCGAGGATACTTTTAAGAAGATTCGGAATATAATTTTGTAGTTCATTATCCACAGGAGTATCGTCAGAATCAGGTAAATCTTTGGCGGTGGGGAGATTTTGTAATAAGGAATAGTCTAGCATTGTTCTTGTTAATTTATAACTGAATTATAGAGAATCAGGATCAATTCCTAGTTCTCGCAGTCTTCTCGCATAACGTTCGGCTTTAGATTCAGCTTGTTGTGCTTTAGATTCGGCTTGTTGTGCTTTAGATTCGGCTTGGCGCGATCGTTCTTCTGGGGTTAGAAATCGCTCTCCATTTTCGTCATACCAATACAACCATTCTCGCGTAATTTGTTCATACGTTCCTACTTCTTTTCCGATTCCTAAGCCAATTTCTTCTAACCAAATAGGAGACTCATTTCCTAATAACACATACTGCTCATTTTCTAGAGAATACACCTCTAGACGGGGCTTTCTTTTCCGTTGTGGATTATAGATAACGTAATACTGAATCCCTAAATTTTGATACAGTTCTTTTTTAGCTGTGTATTCTCCGCGACGAGTTTGGGATACCACTTCTAACACTAAAATGGGAACTCTTTTCTCTTCCCACAATACATAACTTAAACGTAAGTTTTCATCAATAATGCGGGGAACGCCCACACTTAAAAACCCATCAGGAACGATCGCGCTTTTGTCTGGATCATAATAGATTCCCATATCCACCCCAAAATACCAATCAAAGCGATCTGACCAAATCATGGCGAGGATACTTTTAAGAAGATTCGGAATATAATTTTGTAGTTCATTATCCACAGGAGTATCGTCAGAATCAGGTAAATCTTTGGCGGTGGGGAGATTTTGTAATAAGGAATAGTCTAGCATTGTTCTTGTTAATTTATAACTGAATTATACAGAATCAGGATCAATTCCTAGTTCTCGCAGTCTTCTCGCATAACGTTCGGCTTTGGTTTCAGCTTGTTGTGCTTTAGATTCAGCTTGTTGTGCTTTGGTTTCAGCTTGTTGTGCTTTAGATTCAGCTTGTTGTGCTTTAGATTCAGCTTGTTGTGCTTTAGATTCAGCTTGGCGCGATCGTTCTTCTGGGGTTAGAAATCGCTCTCCATTTTCGTCATACCAATACAACCATTCTCGCGTAATTTGCTCATACGTTCCTACTTCTTTTCCGATTCCTAAACCAATTTCTTCTAACCAAATAGGAGACTCATTTCCTAATAACACATACTGCTCATTTTCTAGAGAATACACCTCTAAACGGGGCTTTCTTTTCCGTTGTGGGTTATAGATAACGTAATACTGAATCCCTAAATTTTGATACAGTTCTTTTTTAGCTGTGTATTCTCCGCGACGAGTTTGGGATACCACTTCTAACACTAAAATGGGAACTCTTTTCTCTTCCCACAACACATAACTTAAACGCAAGTTTTCATCAATAATACGGGGAACGCCCACACTTAAAAACCCATCAGGAACGATCGCGCTTTTGTCTGGGTCATAATAGATTCCCATATCCACCCCAAAATACCAATCAAAGCGATCTGACCAAATCATGGCGAGGATACTTTTAAGAAGATTCGGAATATAATTTTGTAGTTCATTATCCACAGGAGTATCGTCAGAATCAGGTAAATCTTTGGCGGTGGGGAGATTTTGTAATAAGGAATAGTCTAGCATTGTTCCTTTTAACGCCATGTTGAGTTAACTATTTCTAAGATAACGCTGATTCACTGAGGAACTTTTTTTAACGGTTGAGAAGGATTAAAAAGCACTTTCTCTAACTGGGTGACGCAGAAAGTCCGTCCCTTGGTAGGATAAGAGTTTGTAACAACTTATTAAATTTAGACTCTCTTCAGAAAAATTTATGAGTAATCAAAACGACGCGATCGCGCCCCACGGCGGACAACTCATTAACTGCATTCCCGATGAAGCAGAAAAAAAAGAATTTCTCGCCCAAGCCGAGAGTTTACCGCGTATTCAACTGGATCAACGCGCCTTTTCTGACCTCGAAATGATTGCGATTGGCGGATTTAGCCCCTTGCGCGGTTTCATGGAACAAGGGGACTACGAGCGGGTCGTTGAAGATATGCACCTCGAAAACGGTTTACCCTGGTCGATTCCCGTCACTCTCTCGGTGAGTGAAGAAGAAGCCGAACCCCTCAAAGAAGGAAGTTGGATCCGCTTAGACGATCCCAATGGACGCTTTGTTGGTGTTTTAGAGCTTACCCAAAAATATCGTTATAACAAAGCCCACGAAGCGATCAACGTCTATCGCACCGATGAAGAAAAACATCCTGGGGTTGCGGTGATCTATCAAAAAGGCGCGATCAATCTCGCTGGACCCGTTTGGCTATTAGAGCGCGATCCCCATCCCCTCTTCCCCAACTATCAGATTGATCCCATTCAATCCCGTGCTTTATTCCGTGAGAAAGGCTGGAAAACCATTGTTGGCTTCCAAACCCGTAACCCCATCCACCGCGCCCACGAATACATTCAAAAATGCGCCCTAGAAGTCGTTGATGGCTTATTCTTACATCCCCTCGTTGGCGCAACCAAAAGCGATGATATCCCTGCGGATGTGCGGATGCGGTGTTATGAAATTATGCTGAATAATTACTATCCCAAAGATCGGGTAACTCTTGCCATTTACCCCGCAGCCATGCGTTATGCTGGACCCAGAGAAGCCATTTTCCACGCCCTGGTACGGAAAAACTACGGTTGTACTCATTTCATCGTTGGGCGCGATCATGCAGGTGTTGGCGATTATTATGGCACGTATGACGCACAAGAAATTTTCAATGAGTTTGATCCCGAAGCCTTAGGCATTACCCCGATGCGGTTTGAACACGCCTTCTACTGCAAACGCACTAAGCAAATGGCGACCAGTAAAACTAGCCCCAGTACACCAGAAGAAAGACTCCATCTTTCGGGAACCAAAGTCCGCGCCATGTTACGAGAAGGACAACTCCCCCCAGAAGAGTTTTCTCGTCCAGAGGTTGCTCAAGAGTTAGCTAAAGCCATGCAGAAAAATTAGAGCGCGTTCGGATCAATCCCCATTTCGCGAAGTTTAGCAGCCAGTTTGTCTTTTTCAGCTTGTGCTTGCTGAGCTTCGGTTTGGGCTTGTTGGAGTTCTGTTTGCGTCTGTTGGAGTTCCGTTTGAGCTTGTTGGAGTTCCGTTTGCGTCTGTTGGGCTAATTCCTCGCCACTGGGTAGCAAGTTACCTTCCAAATCAGACCATCGCAACCAAGTTGTTGTGACTCCGCGATAAGTGCCTTGCCAAGGATGGAGATAAAGCTGGAGGCTGTGGCAAAAATAACGCCCTTGTTCATCTCGGGTCAATGGGTCATAAGCCATTCCTGCTAAACGAAATCCAGCAAAATCTTCAGGATTAAACGGGTCATACCAGAAATACTCAGGAACTCGCATCCGACTTTGATAAATCTCTTTTTTCGTTGTTTTATCGTAGTTGGCGGTACTCGCTGATAATAATTCAATAATGACATCAGGGGTTTTCCCTTCTTCCCAAACCACCCAACTTTTTCGTTCCGTTTTCGGAACATCTAACACGGCAAAAAAATCAGGTCCTTTGAAGTCTTCATTTTTAAGTTGGGCAGCACTGTAATAAATAAACATATTGCCCCCAATATAGCCATTATCTCGTTGCTCCAGCCAAGGATAAAGGACTTCAATTAATAAATCCATTTGCATTTTATGGCGTTGCGTTTCCATAGGAACTCCATCATCACAAGGTAGTTCATCTTGAGTGGGTAATTTAATTGGAGTAATCGTCATCTATCAATTCCCTCCATGACAAGCTCAATCTATAGTTTTTTTTGGTTGATTCAGGTATAGCAGTGACCAGTTATAGCGCTACGCGCTGGGCAAAAGGCAAGAGGCAAGAGTTTATTATGAAAGGGTTTTAGCGATCAGTAATGTCCTAACCCAAGTTTGTAGTGCTATATCAAAGAACAAAGAACAAAGAACAAAGAACAAAGAACAAAGAACAAAGAACAAAAATTTAAAATGTCTCTCAAGAGTCTAAGAATTACTATATTTTCATTCTACAAGTTAAAACGTAAGCGCACTAAATAGCCCTTTCGGCGTATAAATAATAAAATTTCATCTGGATTTGTTGCTAAAAATGCTTGGAGAGAGTTTAAATTATCAATGCGACGGTAATTATAACCCACAATTTGATCGCCTGTTTTTAAACCCCATTGATCGGCTAAAGAGTTGGGTTCAATTTGCGTAATTTCTAACGTTTCAGGTTGAACAGTAATTCCTAAATTGACATCGCTTACTTTTGCCGTTTCTTGAAGGGGCGGTGCTGGTTGGGAGGGATTTTCAAGAAATTCACGAATGGTATTAACATGAGTTGCCATGCCAAAAGTTTGGGATTGTTCACTACTCTGAAAACGAACGATCGCGCGGTTAATTCCAATGAGTTTTCCTTCTGCATTTAACAAAGCTCCTCCTGAATCCCCTGGACTCAGTTTAAGATTAGTATAAAGGTGGCTCTCCGCTTCTATTTTTTGCAACTGACCTGTGATAAATTTGTCTAGAGAAGTTGAGGGATTATCTAAGGCATAAACTGTTTCACCAACCTCTATATTTTCTGCATCGGCAAGGGGGAGAGTGGGAAAAGTTTTGTTAGCAAGAATTTGAATCAAAGCAAGATCTTGTGCGGTATCCACAGCAATGACTTTTCCAGGATAATGAGTGCCATCATAAGTTAAAATGCTTACTTGACCCCGTCTGGCGTTACGAATGACGTGCTCACTGGTTAAAACAATACCACTGGCTTTGATAATACTCCCAGTTCCCTTACCGCCAACCCCTTGTAACGTCACAATGGCTGCACTAATGTCTGGAGTGAGTGTTGTTATCTCTGCTTGCGTAACACTGGTTATGGGGAGGGCTTCTACATGGAGGACTATAGAAGTAGTCAAATGACTAGCAAGGGCAATTAATAAGCTCGGTGGTAAGAGTGATTTCATGAAGGAAAGTAGAGTATAGTCATTCAAAATGTTATATAGCGTTTCCTAGTTGGTTGAGGTACGTAATGCGAGTCGGTGGATGTTCATGGTTCATGGTTCGTGGTTCATTGATTAACAACCAACAAAGAACGAAG comes from Halothece sp. PCC 7418 and encodes:
- a CDS encoding bifunctional (p)ppGpp synthetase/guanosine-3',5'-bis(diphosphate) 3'-pyrophosphohydrolase gives rise to the protein MDAMSSTRALLYAQKAPTEYNTPLPQWLADCIDIANDPSQDNQDAKLIAEAFQFAYNLHEGQYRRSGEPYIAHPVAVAGLIRDLGGGSAMIAAGFLHDIVEDTDITCEEIQEKFGEGVRHLVEGVTKLSKFKFSSKTERQAENFRRMFLAMAKDIRVVVVKLADRLHNMRTLEHLKPEKQKQIALETREIFAPLANRLGIGRFKWELEDLSFKYLEPEAFQEIRELVADRRADREARIENVIQILHQRFDQAGIEIEELKGRPKHLYGIYQKMQQQQKEFEEIYDLAGVRVILKTREDCYRALAVIHDAFKPIPGRFKDYIGLPKPNRYQSLHTTVIGTYGKPIEMQIRTMEMHHIAEYGIAAHWLYKETGGSSDFKPTAEDEKFTWLRQLLEWQNDLKDAQEYMESIRDNLFEDDVFVFTPQGDVVALSRGATPVDFAYHIHTEVGHHMKGARVNGRWTVLDAPLHNGDIVEIITSKNCHPSLDWLNFVVTPSARNRIRQWYKRSHREENIARGRSMLEKVIGKSGSDSLMKSERMQRVAERCNHQSVDDLLAAIGYGEITTNSVASKLREESLQEEQVEKADGIGNLEEETVHSLPTTTSRQSTSHSYSKSPIAGVEGLMYHRAGCCCPLPGEPIVGVVTRTKGVTIHRQDCSNVENIDSDRVIPVDWNPINGNGNGRTPTYTVDLEVEVIDRVGVFRDILARLSDQHINVSNASVKTGKGKPALISLSIEVKDHQQMQYSFNQIKQMSDVLKLRRVNQCSDL
- a CDS encoding Uma2 family endonuclease, with the translated sequence MTITPIKLPTQDELPCDDGVPMETQRHKMQMDLLIEVLYPWLEQRDNGYIGGNMFIYYSAAQLKNEDFKGPDFFAVLDVPKTERKSWVVWEEGKTPDVIIELLSASTANYDKTTKKEIYQSRMRVPEYFWYDPFNPEDFAGFRLAGMAYDPLTRDEQGRYFCHSLQLYLHPWQGTYRGVTTTWLRWSDLEGNLLPSGEELAQQTQTELQQAQTELQQTQTELQQAQTEAQQAQAEKDKLAAKLREMGIDPNAL
- the sat gene encoding sulfate adenylyltransferase, which encodes MSNQNDAIAPHGGQLINCIPDEAEKKEFLAQAESLPRIQLDQRAFSDLEMIAIGGFSPLRGFMEQGDYERVVEDMHLENGLPWSIPVTLSVSEEEAEPLKEGSWIRLDDPNGRFVGVLELTQKYRYNKAHEAINVYRTDEEKHPGVAVIYQKGAINLAGPVWLLERDPHPLFPNYQIDPIQSRALFREKGWKTIVGFQTRNPIHRAHEYIQKCALEVVDGLFLHPLVGATKSDDIPADVRMRCYEIMLNNYYPKDRVTLAIYPAAMRYAGPREAIFHALVRKNYGCTHFIVGRDHAGVGDYYGTYDAQEIFNEFDPEALGITPMRFEHAFYCKRTKQMATSKTSPSTPEERLHLSGTKVRAMLREGQLPPEEFSRPEVAQELAKAMQKN
- a CDS encoding Uma2 family endonuclease, translating into MLDYSLLQNLPTAKDLPDSDDTPVDNELQNYIPNLLKSILAMIWSDRFDWYFGVDMGIYYDPDKSAIVPDGFLSVGVPRIIDENLRLSYVLWEEKRVPILVLEVVSQTRRGEYTAKKELYQNLGIQYYVIYNPQRKRKPRLEVYSLENEQYVLLGNESPIWLEEIGLGIGKEVGTYEQITREWLYWYDENGERFLTPEERSRQAESKAQQAESKAQQAESKAERYARRLRELGIDPDSL
- a CDS encoding isochorismate synthase MenF is translated as MSVTSCYARGLADDQNLYSLLQNCQNRCEIENDSLIVSVTQSISRIDPLATLQRFALPQNRTFYWENQQENSAIAGWDTCQEEIITSPNRLEQTQAFIDQYRERIIETGETNCPEVGVKFLTSFTFFPLSSSSSPFPTATIFIPKWQVTRSKDSCFLTYNFTLSAQTNPARIQAEIKSRIAEIQQHSQSLISFPFPFFSQSSQPLQKREIAQKYQFKKAVACALKDIQKQDLSKIVLSHHLDVVSSLRFDPFLSLHYLRQKHPACYIFSVGNDQGTTFIGATPERLFSLRKQQLISDALAGSAPRGKSAIADQKLAQTLLNSEKERREHQAVSDYISQQLTALGLTPQRSRRQLLKLNNIQHLWTLIQADVPSQIQPLDIISQLHPTPAVAGVPSAIALEKIRDYETFDRGLYAAPIGWLDLNGNAEFMVGIRSAMINKNHARLYAGAGIVAGSNPDKELAEVQLKLQAMLKALR
- the menA gene encoding 2-carboxy-1,4-naphthoquinone phytyltransferase, yielding MAAIKPPIYSVALVPITMGTLVAYRETNQLDWSIFLLFLLSGILIIAWLNLSNDVFDSETGIDINKTTSVVNITGNKSLVFWMSNICLMGAVFGLGAIAWLQQDWLVVGCVLLACFLGYTYQGPPFRLGYQGLGEIICFICFGPLAISAAYYSQAQTFSGFALAISTLIGISTSIILFCSHFHQVEDDLAAGKRSPIVRLGTQTGANVLLASTASIFLLTLFWIGLGYFPIATLLIFLAVPWAYQLVRHVQRYHDQPEKVSNSKFLAVNFYFWSSLFLGAGMLIELQVAALINPS
- a CDS encoding S1C family serine protease, with product MKSLLPPSLLIALASHLTTSIVLHVEALPITSVTQAEITTLTPDISAAIVTLQGVGGKGTGSIIKASGIVLTSEHVIRNARRGQVSILTYDGTHYPGKVIAVDTAQDLALIQILANKTFPTLPLADAENIEVGETVYALDNPSTSLDKFITGQLQKIEAESHLYTNLKLSPGDSGGALLNAEGKLIGINRAIVRFQSSEQSQTFGMATHVNTIREFLENPSQPAPPLQETAKVSDVNLGITVQPETLEITQIEPNSLADQWGLKTGDQIVGYNYRRIDNLNSLQAFLATNPDEILLFIRRKGYLVRLRFNL
- a CDS encoding Uma2 family endonuclease, which produces MLDYSLLQNLPTAKDLPDSDDTPVDNELQNYIPNLLKSILAMIWSDRFDWYFGVDMGIYYDPDKSAIVPDGFLSVGVPRIIDENLRLSYVLWEEKRVPILVLEVVSQTRRGEYTAKKELYQNLGIQYYVIYNPQRKRKPRLEVYSLENEQYVLLGNESPIWLEEIGLGIGKEVGTYEQITREWLYWYDENGERFLTPEERSRQAESKAQQAESKAQQAESKAQQAETKAQQAESKAQQAETKAERYARRLRELGIDPDSV